GACGCCGCGGGTGCGATGGAAGGGTCCGTGTCGGGGGGCTGCGTCGAAGGGGCCGTGGTCAGCGAAGCCGCCGAGGCCCTTGCAGACGGGCGCGCGCGCCTGCTCGACTACGGTGTCTCGGACGATGATGCCTTTGCCGTGGGCCTTGCCTGCGGTGGGCGCATCCGTGTGCTGGTGGAACCGGTCGGGACTGTTATGCCCGAAAACCTTTTGGCCGAACTGGTGGATTTGCGCGCCGCGCGCCAGCCCGCGGCCTATGTCGTCGATCTGGACGGCCCTGATCGAAGGATCGACAGGGATGGCCACGCCGACAGGTTTCGCGCCGATAAGTCCGGCATCGAAAGTGACGGGCGCAGGTTCATCGCCGTTCACAACCCGCCCCTGCGGATGGTGATCGTCGGCGGGGTGCATATCGCGCAGACGCTGGTGGGGATGGCGCAGGCCTGCGGCTATGACGTGACGGTGGTTGATCCACGCACAGCCTTTGCCAACGCGGCGCGTTTTCCAGATGTGGCCCTGCTCGACGGCTGGCCCGATGCGGTATTGGCCGGGCTTGGGCTTGATCGGCGCACGGCGGTGATCACCCTGACCCATGATCCCAAACTGGATGATCCGGCGCTGATCACTGCGCTGCACTCTGATGCGTTCTATATCGGGGCGCTGGGGTCAACCCGCACCCATGCAAAACGGGTTGAACGGTTGCGGGCTGCGGGGTTTGACGCAGCCCAGATTGCGCGCATCAATGCCCCTGTCGGGCTTGATATCGGCGCGCGCAGCCCGGCGGAAATCGCCGCAAGCATCATCGCGCAGGTCACGCAAAGCCTGCGCCATTAGGCTGCACGTGCCATCTGTCAAGGAAACTTTGCGGTTCTCAGAGCGGGTTTGGCGTGATTAACTGTTCAAAACGGCGCAGATAGTGGGGGACACGTGGCGCAGATCGCAATGAATGTAAACGGCGTGCCCGTGACGGGCAGGGTCGAGGGGCGCACCTTGCTGGTGGACTTTCTGCGTGACGATCTGCACCTGACGGGCACACATGTCGGCTGTGATACCAGCCAGTGCGGGGCCTGCACCGTGCATGTGAACGGCCTGTCCGTCAAAGCCTGCACCATCTTCGCCATCGAAGCAGAAGGCGGCGAGGTTTTGACCATCGAAGGCATGGCAAATGCTGACGGCACCCTGTCGCCACTTCAACAGGCCTTTCAGGATCACCACGGGTTGCAATGCGGGTTCTGCACTCCGGGAATGGTGATGTCAGCGGCGATGCTGCTGAAAGAGAACCCCAAGCCAAGCCAGGCAGATGTGCGCAGCTATCTTGAGGGCAACATCTGCCGCTGCACCGGCTATCACAACATTGTAAAGGCGATCATGGCTGCCAGTGGGCAGGACATGGACGCCATTTCAGCGGCGTAAAGTAACTTAAAACGAGGACGTATTTATGAAAAAAATGACACTGACAGCAGGCCTTTTCGCGGCTCTGGGCGCAACGTCGGCCGTGGCCGAAGGTTTTACCGTCCAAGACCTTGGCGTGACCCCTTCGCGCGAGGCTTGCATGGCTGCCGGCGAAAGCGCGATGCGCCGCTATGTGGACGTCAACGGCGGCGGCAGCGTCGACCCGACGACCTGGGTTGTCTATGGCTGGGATCTGCGGCCCGGCGATCAGGACGTCACGATCATGTGCCCCGTGGTCAATGGCGGTGTGATCAACGCCTTCATGGTCGTGCACGGCGAAACCACTGATGACGACCGGATCTATACCGCCGATACGCTGGCACGGCTGTTTGAAAACCCGAAGTAACGGGCTGCCTTGCAATCAAAGCACGACGCCTTCGCAGTGATTTGCGGGGGCGTTCTTGTTTTGGGAGGGGGCAAACCAGAGAAACGCGCGCCGTGGATTGCCAGCCCGGCGGGGCGGTCTGTCGATGCACCGCGGCAAGCGTCATGGACCACCAAACCCAGCCCGGCGCGCTTGCGCCAAGCCCGATCTCCCCCACGGGAGGGCTTATGGCAAGGGCTGTGGGGCGTGAAACGCGGGCTGATTTGCGAAACATCTGCCACGCGTGGCTGCATGGCCTCCCGAGGTCGGGCTTGGCGCAAGCGCGCCTCTCGTCAATAATAGGCGTAAGGCGGAGATTGACCGCCAAAGCCTTGCACAGGCAGGTCCACCCTTTTACCATTTTCCTGCCCAACGAGAGCGATGCAATGTATCAATTCGAGATCGAGCGACCCAAGACCATCGCGCAGGCGGTTGCTGCATTGATCGATGAGGACGCGCAGGCGCTTGGAGGCGGGCAGACCCTTATTCCCACATTGAAACAACGGCTTGCGATGCCGGACCGACTGATCAGCCTCACCGCGATCCCTGAAATGCAAGGGATTTGCAGCGGCGCGGACGGGGCGGTTTGCATTGGCGGCGCGACAACCCACCACGATGTGGCGCGCGGTGCGGGCGTCTTTCCCGCGCTGGCCGCACTTGCGGGGCAAATCGGCGACCCGGCGGTGCGCCATCGTGGCACGATCGGCGGCTCGCTGGCCAATAACGACCCGTCGGCCTGCTATCCGGCGGCGGTGCTGGCGACCGGTGCGACCATCGTCACCAATGCGCGCGAAATCGCCGCCGATGATTTCTTTCAGGGCATGTTCACGACCGCGCTGGACGCGGGCGAGATCATCACCGAAGTCCGCTTTCCCGTCCCGCGCGCGGCGGCCTATGTGAAGTTCCGCCAACCTGCCTCGCGCTTTGCGCTTGTGGGCGTGTTCGTGACGCGGTTTCAAGCTGGGGTGCGCGTCGCCGTCACGGGCGCATCCGAAGATGGGGTGTTCCGCTGGCACGCGGCCGAAACGGCGCTAACCGCAGATTTCAGCGCCGGTGCGATCAAGGACACGGCCCTGACAGGCGATATGATCAGCGATATCCACGGATCGGGCGATTACCGCGCACATCTGGTCAGGGTGATGACGGGCAGGGCGGTGGCCGCCGCCTGATCATTTCTTGTCGCGGGCGGCTTTTTCCTCGCGGGTCAGCTTGTTGTTCCAGACGTTGTTGCTCAGCCCCAGCTCGGCGGGGGGCTGTTTCGTCTTGCCTTTGCTGACCTTGCCGCCGTTGTTCAGGAATTCCTGAATAAGCGCGTCATCAGTGGTTTCTTTGGGGACATGTTTCATGAGGGGAAGGCTAGCCTAAGCTGGACATCATGGCAACGCGCCGTAAGTGACGGATCAAGTCCTTCTTGTCGATGAGACTGACGATAACCTGCTTGCAATCAAGGCGTAGCCGCCGTGCATCGCCAGACCGTAGGATTGATGGGCGCAATGCCTGACCTCGGGAGGGCGGCTGGGACAAGCGACTCACGGGATTGCGTGAAAGACTTGCGATCCGCGCGCAGCAATTGCCAAAAGAATCCCTCCCATGGGGGAGGTCGGGCATGGCGCATGCGCGCCGGTTGGGGGGTGTCATCGTCAGGCTATCGCCAAATGAAAACGGCGGCCTGCATCCCACAGACCGCCCGCGCAATTCATCGCTTTCAGGCCTATTTCGGCAGTGGTCCGATCAGCATGACCATCTGGCGATCTTCCCGTGGGTTTGCCTGCAAACACACTCCCAAGCGGCAGACGTTTGGCACAAACGACGAGAGCGGCCTGCATCCCACAGACCGCCGACGCAATTCATCGCTTTCAGGCCTATTTCGGCAGTGGTCCGATCAGCATGACCATCTGGCGATCTTCCCGTGGGTTTGCCTGCAAACACACTCCCAAGCGGCAGACGTTTGGCACAAACGACGAGAGCGGCCTGCATCCCACAGACCGCCGACGCAATTCATCGCTTTCAGGCCTATTTCGGCAGTGGTCCGATCAGCATGACCATCTGGCGACCTTCCATCTTGGGAAAGTTCTCCACCTTGCCATGCTCCTTGGTGTCCTCGGCCACCCGTTCCAGCAGTTCACGGCCCAGATTCTGGTGCGCCATTTCACGGCCACGGAACCGCAGGGTGATCTTGACCTTGTCGCCGTTTTCCAGAAACTTGAAGACGTTGCGCATCTTGACGTCATAGTCGTTGGTATCGGTGTTGGGGCGGAACTTGACCTCTTTGATCTCGATGATCTTTTGCTTCTTGCGGGCCTCGGCCTCGCGCTTTTGGGTTTCGTATTTGAACTTGCCGAAATCCATGATCTTGCACACAGGCGGGTTGGCGTTTGGCGAGATTTCAACCAGATCAAGCCCGGCTTCCTCGGCCATCACCAAGGCGCGGGCAGGCGAAACAACGCCGACGTTTTCACCTTCGGCGCCGATCAGGCGGATTTCACTGGAAGTAATGCGTTCGTTGACGCGGGGGCCGGTATCACGCGCGGGTGGCGCGTTATGTGGTCTGCGGGCTATGATCTTTATCCTTTGATTGCGTGGTGCAACCGCAAGGTAAACGTGCCGCCGCGCCGGTTCAACCCGCAAAACACGCAAGTTTTCGCACAGGGGGAATGGTTTGGACCTGTTCCGGCTTTCCTAAGCTGTCACAATCTGACATATGCAGCGCGAGGTCCACTTGGGGGCCACGTATTTGTGAAGGACGAAGATCATGAGAGCTGTTCTCATCATTGTTGCAATCATTGTCGCCGTTTTCCTGGGCGACCGCTTCTTGAATGACGGTGGCCTCTGGAAGGGCATCACGGGCGCATCTGACGCTGCAATGGACGCTGCGGGCGATGCCGCCGAAGGCGCTGTTGAAGCTGTTACCGACGCCGCGGAAGATGTCACGGACGAAGCCGCAGCAGCCGCTGCCGCCGCCGAGGAAGAAGCCGCCGCCGCTGCCGCTGCCGCTGAAGAGGCCGCCGCTGCCGCTGCCGCCGCTGCTGAAGAAGAAGCCGCTGCCGCCGCCGCTGCCCTTGAGGAAGAAGCCGCTGCAGCCGCCGCCGCTGCTGAGGAAGAAGCCGCTGCCGCCGCCGCTGCCCTTGAGGAAGAGGCCGCCGCTGCTGCCGCCGCTGCTGAGGAAGAAGCCGCTGCCGCCGCTGCTGCCGCCGAAGAAGCCGCTGCCGCTGCCGCCGAAGAAGCCGCCGCTGCGACAGAAGCAGCGACCGAAGAGGCCACAACCGGCATGGACGGCATGGACGGTATGGACAGCATGGACGACATGACATCGCTGCTGACACCCGAAGGGTTTGACGCGGCCAAAGTGATGGAGATGGTTCAGAATTCTGACCTTGGCGCGATCGCCAAGACACAGCTTCTGGCCCAGGTCAGCGAAGTCGCCGCCGATCCATCCAAGCTGCCAGACGTTCTGGCCGCCATCAAAGAAGCGCTGGGCATGTAAGCCCCCCGCTTTGGCAAAACAAAGGGCCGCTCATCCGAGCGGCCCTTTTTGTTTCAGCCCCCGGAACGGCAATGGCTGCATCGAGCCCATTTTGACCAGTGCTGTGTCTCTCGATTCAAATCTCCTGGGCCCCAATCTCAAGTCACTTTTGGCTTAATCTTGGGGATTAAAACGGATTACTGGGTCTGCTTGTATTGGCGTGCCCATCCGCATTGATTTTTATCAATTTCACCGCCGCAATATCAAGCTAGTATGGCTTGCGCGGTAGATCACGTTCTTTAATTCGCAGGTTTCCCGCGTCAATCAGATGGGGGATTTCCAATGCAAATTCGTACGATTTTGACTACGACCGTTGTCTTGCTTTCTTCAAGTCCGGCGTTGGCTCAAGACAATGACCTGACTTTGGGCCAGTCTAGCTACGGCGCACGTTGCGCGATATGTCATGGGGTTGATGGAAAAGGCGGTGGTGAAGTTGCCGAGCTGTTTCGGATCCCTCCCACCGACCTAACGAAGCTTGCGGAACGTGCTGGCGGGCGTTTTCCCTTTGTTGATGTCTATTACACACTTGCCCGCGGCATCGAGCAACCTGGTCATGGGGATGCAGAAATGCCCGTGTGGGGAGACTACTTCGTTGCAGACTCGTTGGTGGATAGAGGTGTATCCTCGGGTGACGCAGTCGCGATTGCCGCAGGTCGCCTCATGACATTGACTCTCTATCTCGAGTCGATCCAAGAATGACCTTCGAATTGAGAGCATGACGGCTTAGCTGCCTTCAGACGAAAAATGAGTTTCGGCGTGAATTACAGGAGGCATGAGCTTTTCTCTTTGCCCCTCATCGCGAATATGAAGGCCACGAAGCCTCAGAGTGTTTTCCTCTTTCGGGGCCTAAGGGGAGTGCTGGGCTTGCAACGCGCCGCAGAGTGGTGATTTCGCAATAAGCGCCTTGCCGGTCACAACTTTCGCGTCCAACACGCCGGCGGCCAATATCCCCGCCGCAGGAAGTGGGCAAATCCATAGGAATCTCCAAAAGGTGAAAGCGGCTGTTCAAGGCCATTCTCGAAAGCGGTCCTTGATGAAGTCCCAGCGACTTCACACTTCGTCCCGCACAACAGCCATCCCCAAGCCACCCGATATCAAGCAAAAAGGCCGCTCGAGCGGCCCTTTTTATATCTGCACGGCGGTGCGCGTCAGTCCAGAAACGCCTTTTCAACCACATATTGCGCAGGCTTGGAATTGGCGCCTTCTTCGAGTCCGTATTCCTCGAGCATCTCTTTCAGCTCAAGGTTAAATGCCAGATTGCCGCAGATCATCGCGCGGTCATTCTCGCGGCACAGCGGCGCCACACCCAGATCGGCAAAGGCCTCGCCCGAGCGCATCAGATCGGTGATCCGGCCCATCTTGGGGCTCTGCTCGCGGGTGGTCGTGGGGTAGTATCTGATCTTCTTCCAGAACCCTTCGCCGATCACCTCATTCAGCAACTCATCATCCTTGAGCGCTGCAATCAGATCGCGGCCATAGGTCAGCTCGCCCGCCTCGCGGCAGGTGTGGGTGATGATCACCTCGTCGTAATCCTCGTAGGTCTGCGGCTCGCGCAGCAGGGATGCAAAGGGCGCAAATCCGGTGCCCGTGGCAAAGAACCAGATGCGTTTGCCCGGGATCAGCGCATCATGCACCAGCGTGCCCACGGGCTTGGGGCGCAGGATGATCTCGTCCCCGACATTGATATGCTGCAAGCGGCTGGTCAGGGGGCCATCGGGCACCTTGATCGAATAGAACTCCAACTCCTCGTCCCAACTGGGCGAGGCAATGGAATAGGCGCGCAACAGCGGCTTGATCCGGCCGGTCTTGGGGTCGGGATCGCCCATCAGCCCGATCATCACGAATTCGCCCGAACGAAACCGCAACGACGCAGGGCGCGTGCAGCGGAACGAAAACAGGCGGTCGGTATAGTGCTCTACCGCGGTGACGGTCTGGGCATCAGGCAGGGTCGGCACGGCGGGGGCGGCATTGGCTTGGGTCACTGGTTTTTGCTCGGTCATGATTTCTGTCGCGGCATCTTAAGGCCGTCCTTTGTCATAGGCGTTGATATGGGGCAAGAAAAGGGGGGCTTATCCGCGCAGGCGGGCGCCATAGTCGTGGGCGGTGTGATCGGCGCGGGCCAGCCATTGGTCCTCGGGCTGGCGCGCGGCAAGGTCGGCGCTGATCTCGACCTCGTCAAAGCCACTGCGGCGCGCCATCGCATATTGATCGGCAATCACGTGGCCGCGCGCGCGCAACCGGCCCTGATATCCCATGCGGCGCAGCATCGCGGCAATGGTAAACCCGCGCCCATCCGCAAAGCTGGGAAAATCGACGCGGATCAACTGCAGGTCACCCAGACGACAGGCCAGTCCAGCCGGATCACCGTCTGACGGGATATCCACCGCCTCAACCGGACCATTTGCCGCCACTTCAGCCAAAGGCGTCACATCGCCCCGCCAGTCATCCACACCAAAACCGGCATCGGTTACTATCACGCTCATCGTCTCATCCTCTGGGCACAGGCCCAATTCTTCTGTTTAAAATAACGCGAAAATCCGGCGCGTGCTTCAGGCGCTGACGCGCGGGATGCGCACCAGCTTGCCGTCCTCGAAATGGATCCCGCATTCTTCCTTGTCGGTATCACGCCAGCGCCCCGCGCGCGGATCTTCGCCCTGGCCGACGCGCGATGTGCAGGGCGCACAGCCGATCGACGGGAACCCTTGCGCCACCAGCGGGTGACGGGGCAGGCGGTTCTGGGCGATATATTCCTGCAAATCGGCCGTGTCCCAATGGGCCAGCGGGTTGATCTTGATGCGGGGCATGGCGCCCACTGGGCGCTCGACCTCAAAGAAATCAAGACTGGCGCGCTGCCCGCCCTGATAGCGTTTGCGCCCCGTCACCCAGCCGTCAAAGCCTTGCAGGGCATCTTGCAACGGCGCGGTCTTGCGCAGGGCGCAGCAGGCATCGGGATCATGCAGGTGCAACAGGTTTTCGTTATCTTTCTCAAAGAGTTGCGCGCGCGGCGCGCGGATCACCTGCACGTTTTCCAGATGCAGCCGTTCCGCCACATCCTGCTGATAGACAAGGGTTTCGGCAAACAGCATTTCCGTGTCGATGAACAGCACCGGCACACGGCGGTCGATCACCGCTGCCATATGCAGCAGCACAACCGATTCCGCCCCGAACGAACTGACCAACCCGACATGTCCCAGCTTGGTCAGCGCATGTTCCATGACGGATGTGGCCGAATGATTGGCAAAACGGCGGTTCAGGGTCTGGGTTTTTCCATCAAGCGGCATTGGCTTTGTCCTCGCGGTAAAGCACGGCCTTGAAGGGGGCCATGCCAAGGCGGCGGTAGGTCTGCAGGAAGGTCTCATCGTCGTTCTGACGCAGTTCCAGATAGCCCAGCACAAGCCGTTCAATCGCCGGAATGATTTGATCGGCGCTGAACCCCGGTCCGGCGCGCTCTCCAATTGCCGCATCTTCGGTTCCGTCACCGCCCAGGGTGATCTGGTAGTTTTCCACCCCCGCACGATCAAGGCCAAGGATACCGATATGGCCAACGTGGTGATGGCCACAGGCGTTGATGCAGCCGCTGATCTTGATTTTCAGCGGGCCGACCTCGTGTTCGAGCTTGAGCTCGTCAAACCGCGTGGCGATCTCCTGCGCGATGGGGATGCTGCGCGCGGTGGCCAGGGCGCAGTAATCCATGCCGGGGCAGGCGATGATATCGCTGATCAGACCGATATTGGCCGTCGCCAGATCGGCGGCGCGCAGGGCGGAATAAACCGCCGCCAGGTCGGATTTGTGGACATGGGGCAGGATCACGTTCTGCTCGTGGGAAATGCGCAATTCGTCGTGGCCAAAGCGGCGGGCAAGGTCCGCCAGCACGCGCATCTGATCGCTTGTCGCATCCCCCGGTGTCGCGCCATGTTTTTTGATCGACACAGAAACGATCGCATAGCCATCGGCCTTGTGAGCATGCAGGTTCGTGTCGCTCCAGCTGCGAAAGGCAGGGTTGGCGGCGCGGGCAGCGTCGAACCCATCCGTGGGGGCAGATTTGAACGCGGGCGCGGCGAACTGCGCCTCAATCCCTGCCAACACCTCCTGATCCACACCGCTGAACGCGGGACGGATTTCAGCAAAGCGCGCCTCGACCAGCTCTTGTATCTTCTCAAGCCCGTTTTCATGGACGGTGATCTTGATACGGGCCTTATATTTGTTGTCGCGACGGCCCAAGCGGTTGTAAACGCTGACAATTGCCTCGCAATAGGGCAGCAGATCGGCCTTGGGCAGGAAATCGCGAATGACCTTGCCCACCATCGGCGTGCGGCCCAATCCGCCCCCGACGATGACCTCGAAACCCGGATTGCCATCACGCGTCACCATCCGCAGCCCGATATCATGGGCGCG
This portion of the Octadecabacter sp. SW4 genome encodes:
- a CDS encoding XdhC family protein, whose protein sequence is MTAADDIPALALAWHRAGRGAVLATVVDTWGSAPRPVGSQLLIDAAGAMEGSVSGGCVEGAVVSEAAEALADGRARLLDYGVSDDDAFAVGLACGGRIRVLVEPVGTVMPENLLAELVDLRAARQPAAYVVDLDGPDRRIDRDGHADRFRADKSGIESDGRRFIAVHNPPLRMVIVGGVHIAQTLVGMAQACGYDVTVVDPRTAFANAARFPDVALLDGWPDAVLAGLGLDRRTAVITLTHDPKLDDPALITALHSDAFYIGALGSTRTHAKRVERLRAAGFDAAQIARINAPVGLDIGARSPAEIAASIIAQVTQSLRH
- a CDS encoding (2Fe-2S)-binding protein; its protein translation is MAQIAMNVNGVPVTGRVEGRTLLVDFLRDDLHLTGTHVGCDTSQCGACTVHVNGLSVKACTIFAIEAEGGEVLTIEGMANADGTLSPLQQAFQDHHGLQCGFCTPGMVMSAAMLLKENPKPSQADVRSYLEGNICRCTGYHNIVKAIMAASGQDMDAISAA
- a CDS encoding xanthine dehydrogenase family protein subunit M, translated to MYQFEIERPKTIAQAVAALIDEDAQALGGGQTLIPTLKQRLAMPDRLISLTAIPEMQGICSGADGAVCIGGATTHHDVARGAGVFPALAALAGQIGDPAVRHRGTIGGSLANNDPSACYPAAVLATGATIVTNAREIAADDFFQGMFTTALDAGEIITEVRFPVPRAAAYVKFRQPASRFALVGVFVTRFQAGVRVAVTGASEDGVFRWHAAETALTADFSAGAIKDTALTGDMISDIHGSGDYRAHLVRVMTGRAVAAA
- the infC gene encoding translation initiation factor IF-3, which codes for MARRPHNAPPARDTGPRVNERITSSEIRLIGAEGENVGVVSPARALVMAEEAGLDLVEISPNANPPVCKIMDFGKFKYETQKREAEARKKQKIIEIKEVKFRPNTDTNDYDVKMRNVFKFLENGDKVKITLRFRGREMAHQNLGRELLERVAEDTKEHGKVENFPKMEGRQMVMLIGPLPK
- a CDS encoding c-type cytochrome, giving the protein MQIRTILTTTVVLLSSSPALAQDNDLTLGQSSYGARCAICHGVDGKGGGEVAELFRIPPTDLTKLAERAGGRFPFVDVYYTLARGIEQPGHGDAEMPVWGDYFVADSLVDRGVSSGDAVAIAAGRLMTLTLYLESIQE
- a CDS encoding ferredoxin--NADP reductase: MTEQKPVTQANAAPAVPTLPDAQTVTAVEHYTDRLFSFRCTRPASLRFRSGEFVMIGLMGDPDPKTGRIKPLLRAYSIASPSWDEELEFYSIKVPDGPLTSRLQHINVGDEIILRPKPVGTLVHDALIPGKRIWFFATGTGFAPFASLLREPQTYEDYDEVIITHTCREAGELTYGRDLIAALKDDELLNEVIGEGFWKKIRYYPTTTREQSPKMGRITDLMRSGEAFADLGVAPLCRENDRAMICGNLAFNLELKEMLEEYGLEEGANSKPAQYVVEKAFLD
- a CDS encoding DUF934 domain-containing protein — its product is MSVIVTDAGFGVDDWRGDVTPLAEVAANGPVEAVDIPSDGDPAGLACRLGDLQLIRVDFPSFADGRGFTIAAMLRRMGYQGRLRARGHVIADQYAMARRSGFDEVEISADLAARQPEDQWLARADHTAHDYGARLRG
- a CDS encoding phosphoadenylyl-sulfate reductase yields the protein MPLDGKTQTLNRRFANHSATSVMEHALTKLGHVGLVSSFGAESVVLLHMAAVIDRRVPVLFIDTEMLFAETLVYQQDVAERLHLENVQVIRAPRAQLFEKDNENLLHLHDPDACCALRKTAPLQDALQGFDGWVTGRKRYQGGQRASLDFFEVERPVGAMPRIKINPLAHWDTADLQEYIAQNRLPRHPLVAQGFPSIGCAPCTSRVGQGEDPRAGRWRDTDKEECGIHFEDGKLVRIPRVSA
- a CDS encoding nitrite/sulfite reductase, with the translated sequence MYQYNDFDRNFVRARTAQFRAQVERRIDGSLTEDEFKPLRLMNGLYLQLHAYMLRVAIPYGTLNSAQMDQLAMIADRWDKGYGHFTTRQNIQYNWPALRDVPDMLDALADVGMHAIQTSGNTIRNVTADHFAGAAADEIEDPRPIAELLRQWSTDHPEFQFLPRKFKIAITGSESDRAVTRAHDIGLRMVTRDGNPGFEVIVGGGLGRTPMVGKVIRDFLPKADLLPYCEAIVSVYNRLGRRDNKYKARIKITVHENGLEKIQELVEARFAEIRPAFSGVDQEVLAGIEAQFAAPAFKSAPTDGFDAARAANPAFRSWSDTNLHAHKADGYAIVSVSIKKHGATPGDATSDQMRVLADLARRFGHDELRISHEQNVILPHVHKSDLAAVYSALRAADLATANIGLISDIIACPGMDYCALATARSIPIAQEIATRFDELKLEHEVGPLKIKISGCINACGHHHVGHIGILGLDRAGVENYQITLGGDGTEDAAIGERAGPGFSADQIIPAIERLVLGYLELRQNDDETFLQTYRRLGMAPFKAVLYREDKANAA